In Ptiloglossa arizonensis isolate GNS036 chromosome 6, iyPtiAriz1_principal, whole genome shotgun sequence, a single window of DNA contains:
- the Scny gene encoding ubiquitin specific peptidase 36 isoform X1, with protein sequence MPAVSICDPVAATLRRTLETSQPKTSDDLSTSLVSSASRILQSEIQYKEVDDYQTTILDQLKAKYIVLSLPNSENSDDKLKDGTTYMKRNERNERTTKGPSLPEPTTTLYSPKKISLGWKATFPVGAGMFNVGNTCYLNSTLQALFHIPALVNWLLSDTHHTSKCEQNVLDGGGECLTCAVAKTLQFSHQKSGCSIKPFYIYNKLKLICRTMVPGQQEDAHEFLRYLLEGMEKAYLARHKASKLDSYSKETTPINQIFGGYIRTEVKCLQCRHVSTTFQHFQDLLVDIRKASTLDEALSSYFSREQLDNNDYKCEACKRRVPATKQFSLERPPKVLCVQLKRFSVLGGKISKHIGFKQTIDMGPYLWKEPGEPTQPLTYKLMSIVTHMGPSVNCGHYTAVAKVSTDQYYSFDDSCVRPISLSNVLSTNAYIMIFEMEQQTETQVQNQQTVKLNGTLTVNNTLSSPGSPMSKTISPKASTSGLLPLNGSVNGTSITKEIIESAEIRSQALASKTTELQFSMQKGPNFIGPLLPQKLQDKSQPRLIMHIKNGKILNGNSLVPYDGSSEEEDIVFIGTLKNNTNLSTQPKTNVSSSGTNGMQKGSPIKNSSPKTVISSKDMQKSTSKSNNSSISQNQINITQCTKIQNGSSCSTITNLIKYQNGQSEANSKTESSSSKSKWHQSVRVKVGQDEKVITKATSSSMKGWQVSKDTFSPTSAAAPNGWSVTDKEDVNKGSQNNTTPSAAALRDFNGTNRSETVSHLLKMSHRGYGSSSVSNWNGNRTHLDREVDNDRREERKRHFNTDDEEMDRGRVKKVKDHRTYEERSSTVYNPFQEYQNGKTWNRPLGGYYRRHYYNTSSHTRQRHGRNYRPPHYRYHNHSRAHWQRG encoded by the exons ATGCCTGCTGTGAGCATTTGTGACCCTGTTGCGGCTACACTCCGCCGTACTTTGGAGACTAGCCAGCCCAAAACATCAGATGATCTGTCAACAAGTTTAGTTAGTAGTGCATCTAGAATCCTTCAATCAGAAATTCAATACAAGGAAGTAGATGATTATCAGACAACGATTTTGGATCAACTGAAAGCCAAATATATTGTATTAAGCTTACCAAACTCAGAAAATTCAGATGATAAACTGAAAGATGGAACAACTTATatgaaaagaaatgaaagaaatgaaagaacAACTAAAGGACCTAGTTTACCAGAACCAACCACTACTTTATATTCCCCAAAGAAAATCAGTCTGGGATGGAAGGCTACATTTCCAGTTGGAGCTGGCATGTTTAATGTTGGAAATACTTGTTATTTAAATAGCACTCTTCAAGCACTATTTCATATACCAGCGCTTGTTAATTGGTTATTATCAGACACACATCACACATCAAAGTGTGAACAAAATG TTTTAGATGGAGGTGGAGAGTGCCTTACATGTGCAGTGGCTAAGACTTTGCAATTTAGTCATCAGAAATCAGGTTGCTCTATTAAGCCATTTTACATATATAACAAATTAAAGC ttaTTTGCCGAACCATGGTACCAGGTCAGCAAGAAGATGCTCATGAATTTTTACGTTATTTACTAGAAGGCATGGAAAAAGCTTATTTAGCAAGACACAAAGCAAGCAAGTTGGACAGTTATTCTAAGGAAACAACTCCTATTAATCAAATTTTTGGTGGTTATATTCGTACTGAAGTAAAGTGTTTACAATgtcggcatgtttctactacatttcaacattttcag GATTTACTGGTGGATATTCGTAAAGCAAGTACTCTGGATGAAGCACTAAGCAGTTATTTCAGTCGTGAACAACTAGATAACAATGATTACAAATGTGAAGCTTGTAAAAGAAGAGTTCCTGCTACAAAACAGTTCAGCCTAGAACGACCTCCTAAAGTGCTTTGTGTACAGTTAAAGAGGTTCAGTGTTTTAGGAGGGAAAATATCTAAACATATAGGTTTTAAACAGACTATTGACATGGGTCCTTATCTCTGGAAAGAACCAGGAGAACCTACACAACCACTTACATATAAACTGATGTCAATAGTTACTCATATGGGTCCATCAGTAAATTGTGGACATTATACAGCAGTTGCCAAGGTTTCAACAGACCAATATTATTCATTTGATGATTCTTGT GTTCGTCCAATTAGTTTGAGTAATGTATTAAGTACAAATGCATACATAATGATTTTTGAAATGGAACAACAGACAGAAACTCAGGTTCAAAATCAACAGACTGTTAAATTAAATGGTACATTGACTGTAAACAACACATTATCTTCACCAGGAAGTCCTATGAGTAAAACTATAAGTCCTAAAGCCTCAACTTCTGGATTACTCCCTTTAAATGGATCAGTTAATGGCACGTCCATTACGAAAGAGATTATTGAAAGTGCAGAAATACGTTCACAAGCATTAGCAAGTAAAACTACAGAACTTCAATTTTCCATGCAAAAGGGCCCAAATTTTATTGGACCATTGTTACCACAAAAATTGCAAGATAAAAGTCAACCGAGATTAATTATGCAcattaaaaatggaaaaatattaaatggGAATAGTTTAGTTCCTTATGATGGATCCAGTGAAGAAGAGGATATTGTCTTCATTGGAACATTAAAAAATAACACAAATTTAAGTACACAGCCAAAAACAAATGTTTCATCTAGTGGTACTAATGGTATGCAAAAAGGTTCTCCAATAAAAAATAGTTCACCTAAAACAGTTATTAGTTCTAAAGATATGCAAAAATCTACATCAAAGTCAAATAACAGTAGTATTTCTCAGAATCAAATTAATATAACACAATGTACAAAGATACAGAATGGTTCTAGTTGTAGTACCATTACAAATCtaataaaatatcaaaatgGTCAATCAGAAGCAAATAGTAAAACAGAGAGCAGCAGTAGTAAGAGTAAGTGGCATCAGTCTGTCAGAGTAAAGGTGGGACAAGATGAGAAAGTAATTACAAAAGCTACAAGTAGCAGTATGAAAGGTTGGCAAGTCTCGAAAGATACTTTTTCCCCAACATCAGCTGCAGCACCCAATGGGTGGTCAGTTACTGATAA GGAAGATGTTAATAAAGGTAGTCAAAATAATACAACACCCAGTGCTGCAGCTTTAAGAGATTTCAATGGAACGAATCGTTCTGAAACTGTTTCACATTTATTAAAGATGTCTCATCGTGGTTACGGCAGTTCTTCGG TTTCAAATTGGAACGGCAACAGAACGCATTTAGACCGAGAAGTTGATAATGATAGACGGGAGGAACGTAAGCGTCACTTTAATACAGATGACGAAGAAATGGACCGAGGACGAGTGAAAAAAGTGAAAGATCATCGAACATATGAAGAAAGAAGTAGCACTGTTTATAATCCTTTCCAAGAATATCAAAACGGCAAAACGTGGAACCGACCTCTTGGTGGTTATTACCGAAGACATTACTATAATACTTCTAGCCATACTCGACAACGGCATGGTAGAAATTATAGGCCTCCACATTACAGATATCATAATCATTCTCGCGCACATTGGCAACGgggataa
- the Scny gene encoding ubiquitin specific peptidase 36 isoform X2: MPAVSICDPVAATLRRTLETSQPKTSDDLSTSLVSSASRILQSEIQYKEVDDYQTTILDQLKAKYIVLSLPNSENSDDKLKDGTTYMKRNERNERTTKGPSLPEPTTTLYSPKKISLGWKATFPVGAGMFNVGNTCYLNSTLQALFHIPALVNWLLSDTHHTSKCEQNDGGGECLTCAVAKTLQFSHQKSGCSIKPFYIYNKLKLICRTMVPGQQEDAHEFLRYLLEGMEKAYLARHKASKLDSYSKETTPINQIFGGYIRTEVKCLQCRHVSTTFQHFQDLLVDIRKASTLDEALSSYFSREQLDNNDYKCEACKRRVPATKQFSLERPPKVLCVQLKRFSVLGGKISKHIGFKQTIDMGPYLWKEPGEPTQPLTYKLMSIVTHMGPSVNCGHYTAVAKVSTDQYYSFDDSCVRPISLSNVLSTNAYIMIFEMEQQTETQVQNQQTVKLNGTLTVNNTLSSPGSPMSKTISPKASTSGLLPLNGSVNGTSITKEIIESAEIRSQALASKTTELQFSMQKGPNFIGPLLPQKLQDKSQPRLIMHIKNGKILNGNSLVPYDGSSEEEDIVFIGTLKNNTNLSTQPKTNVSSSGTNGMQKGSPIKNSSPKTVISSKDMQKSTSKSNNSSISQNQINITQCTKIQNGSSCSTITNLIKYQNGQSEANSKTESSSSKSKWHQSVRVKVGQDEKVITKATSSSMKGWQVSKDTFSPTSAAAPNGWSVTDKEDVNKGSQNNTTPSAAALRDFNGTNRSETVSHLLKMSHRGYGSSSVSNWNGNRTHLDREVDNDRREERKRHFNTDDEEMDRGRVKKVKDHRTYEERSSTVYNPFQEYQNGKTWNRPLGGYYRRHYYNTSSHTRQRHGRNYRPPHYRYHNHSRAHWQRG; this comes from the exons ATGCCTGCTGTGAGCATTTGTGACCCTGTTGCGGCTACACTCCGCCGTACTTTGGAGACTAGCCAGCCCAAAACATCAGATGATCTGTCAACAAGTTTAGTTAGTAGTGCATCTAGAATCCTTCAATCAGAAATTCAATACAAGGAAGTAGATGATTATCAGACAACGATTTTGGATCAACTGAAAGCCAAATATATTGTATTAAGCTTACCAAACTCAGAAAATTCAGATGATAAACTGAAAGATGGAACAACTTATatgaaaagaaatgaaagaaatgaaagaacAACTAAAGGACCTAGTTTACCAGAACCAACCACTACTTTATATTCCCCAAAGAAAATCAGTCTGGGATGGAAGGCTACATTTCCAGTTGGAGCTGGCATGTTTAATGTTGGAAATACTTGTTATTTAAATAGCACTCTTCAAGCACTATTTCATATACCAGCGCTTGTTAATTGGTTATTATCAGACACACATCACACATCAAAGTGTGAACAAAATG ATGGAGGTGGAGAGTGCCTTACATGTGCAGTGGCTAAGACTTTGCAATTTAGTCATCAGAAATCAGGTTGCTCTATTAAGCCATTTTACATATATAACAAATTAAAGC ttaTTTGCCGAACCATGGTACCAGGTCAGCAAGAAGATGCTCATGAATTTTTACGTTATTTACTAGAAGGCATGGAAAAAGCTTATTTAGCAAGACACAAAGCAAGCAAGTTGGACAGTTATTCTAAGGAAACAACTCCTATTAATCAAATTTTTGGTGGTTATATTCGTACTGAAGTAAAGTGTTTACAATgtcggcatgtttctactacatttcaacattttcag GATTTACTGGTGGATATTCGTAAAGCAAGTACTCTGGATGAAGCACTAAGCAGTTATTTCAGTCGTGAACAACTAGATAACAATGATTACAAATGTGAAGCTTGTAAAAGAAGAGTTCCTGCTACAAAACAGTTCAGCCTAGAACGACCTCCTAAAGTGCTTTGTGTACAGTTAAAGAGGTTCAGTGTTTTAGGAGGGAAAATATCTAAACATATAGGTTTTAAACAGACTATTGACATGGGTCCTTATCTCTGGAAAGAACCAGGAGAACCTACACAACCACTTACATATAAACTGATGTCAATAGTTACTCATATGGGTCCATCAGTAAATTGTGGACATTATACAGCAGTTGCCAAGGTTTCAACAGACCAATATTATTCATTTGATGATTCTTGT GTTCGTCCAATTAGTTTGAGTAATGTATTAAGTACAAATGCATACATAATGATTTTTGAAATGGAACAACAGACAGAAACTCAGGTTCAAAATCAACAGACTGTTAAATTAAATGGTACATTGACTGTAAACAACACATTATCTTCACCAGGAAGTCCTATGAGTAAAACTATAAGTCCTAAAGCCTCAACTTCTGGATTACTCCCTTTAAATGGATCAGTTAATGGCACGTCCATTACGAAAGAGATTATTGAAAGTGCAGAAATACGTTCACAAGCATTAGCAAGTAAAACTACAGAACTTCAATTTTCCATGCAAAAGGGCCCAAATTTTATTGGACCATTGTTACCACAAAAATTGCAAGATAAAAGTCAACCGAGATTAATTATGCAcattaaaaatggaaaaatattaaatggGAATAGTTTAGTTCCTTATGATGGATCCAGTGAAGAAGAGGATATTGTCTTCATTGGAACATTAAAAAATAACACAAATTTAAGTACACAGCCAAAAACAAATGTTTCATCTAGTGGTACTAATGGTATGCAAAAAGGTTCTCCAATAAAAAATAGTTCACCTAAAACAGTTATTAGTTCTAAAGATATGCAAAAATCTACATCAAAGTCAAATAACAGTAGTATTTCTCAGAATCAAATTAATATAACACAATGTACAAAGATACAGAATGGTTCTAGTTGTAGTACCATTACAAATCtaataaaatatcaaaatgGTCAATCAGAAGCAAATAGTAAAACAGAGAGCAGCAGTAGTAAGAGTAAGTGGCATCAGTCTGTCAGAGTAAAGGTGGGACAAGATGAGAAAGTAATTACAAAAGCTACAAGTAGCAGTATGAAAGGTTGGCAAGTCTCGAAAGATACTTTTTCCCCAACATCAGCTGCAGCACCCAATGGGTGGTCAGTTACTGATAA GGAAGATGTTAATAAAGGTAGTCAAAATAATACAACACCCAGTGCTGCAGCTTTAAGAGATTTCAATGGAACGAATCGTTCTGAAACTGTTTCACATTTATTAAAGATGTCTCATCGTGGTTACGGCAGTTCTTCGG TTTCAAATTGGAACGGCAACAGAACGCATTTAGACCGAGAAGTTGATAATGATAGACGGGAGGAACGTAAGCGTCACTTTAATACAGATGACGAAGAAATGGACCGAGGACGAGTGAAAAAAGTGAAAGATCATCGAACATATGAAGAAAGAAGTAGCACTGTTTATAATCCTTTCCAAGAATATCAAAACGGCAAAACGTGGAACCGACCTCTTGGTGGTTATTACCGAAGACATTACTATAATACTTCTAGCCATACTCGACAACGGCATGGTAGAAATTATAGGCCTCCACATTACAGATATCATAATCATTCTCGCGCACATTGGCAACGgggataa
- the LOC143148020 gene encoding uncharacterized protein LOC143148020: protein MEFLMKKEETSQSELVKTLERNVAILKIENHYNLRIHYELESKLTWFNNISRGLMDKLDSLWSLAEARHPEGNEIKQFADQVSSSWTSLSRQISEKYSKIRMASRTLHGVPLSLLLDKMKKEVILLRISLQVYESGYDQKYMLKGYKLITKIEELINSLEKCDSKLQQYLSISNITPHIIKLETTVDKYVSNVELLPAKKSFLCDLSIFSLVAKLLTGELLGHESIDPNYILTENMPKKPVFIIKNIKRKITYPYYPI, encoded by the exons ATGGAGTTTTTAATGAAAAAGGAGGAAACTTCCCAAAGCGAGCTCGTAAAAACACTCGAAAGAAAT GTAGCAatcttaaaaatagaaaatcattaTAATTTAAGAATCCATTATGAGTTGGAAAGTAAGCTCACATggtttaataatatttcacgtGGTCTCATGGATAAACTTGACTCTTTATGGAGCTTAGCTGAAGCACGTCATCCAgaaggaaatgaaataaaacagTTTGCTGACCAAGTTTCAAGTTCATGGACTTCCCTAAGTCGGCAG atctctgaaaaatattccaaaattcGAATGGCCAGTCGAACTTTGCATGGAGTACCATTATCATTACTATTAgataaaatgaagaaagaagtaaTTTTGTTAAGAATATCATTGCAAGTTTATGAGTCCGGTTATGATCAAAAATATATGTTAAAAGGATATAAATTAATTACTAAAATTGAAGAACTTATAAACAGCTTAGAAAAATGTGATAGTAAG TTACAGCAGTACTTATCTATATCAAACATTACTCCACATATAATAAAGTTAGAAACAACAGTAGACAAATATGTCTCTAATGTTGAATTACTACCTGCAAAGAAATCATTCTTATGTGATTTGAGTATCTTTTCATTAGTTGCAAAACTATTAACAGGCGAATTGTTAGGTCATGAATCCATTGATCCTAATTATATTCTAACAGAAAATATGCCCAAAAAACCAGTTTTCATTATCAAGAACATTAAACGCAAAATTACCTACCCTTATTATCCAATATAA
- the Vps8 gene encoding vacuolar protein sorting 8 has translation MAENGLGSDAGSQEYLATEVINLDIEELDNTEYAIPAVEELPSLESILTEPDCASLSETDDDIGLTPGEKLGSSETTSVGSHLSLNSLNKPNKTSQPTSSGAILRHVILKGISSQIVSASEKVNAGLASAVAAGGNMLVVGTSHGLVLGFDSSQTLRWCDQEVRHQGSVSALCFNYDGTRVLAGFARGHILMIDSSNGKVLRTLTDVHPFDTAVLHIKFTDSPKVALCNDSGGSVFELNFTRVMGVRGCDSRCLFSGSKGEVCTLEPLLLNHLPSHPLKNYTLVAMATLTKVLVVCIRPRTRIVLTLSLFGAPITLPQLSWQLVVIQAADASRVIDPVLALARDDVVHFYHVCTEAGSRVKLFPLMRMTLPYTISNLRWLNPRSLAVLDTQERLHLLDVRAQDNLETLDMSRVGISYASSHFKGLSTGGNVSKALALAGERACYNTVVTFGTQLLLLGTKSLHVVCIRTWTERLRHLTMQKRFPEALELGFSFYQDKGKAVVGLRGSKQRRKQIARDKVCQVLIQYMEELNRCPADETADFEIVTTCVNYCIQLENTELLFGKLWDLVSESEGLKASYLYALESPLLDGSLQPRLPPLIAQQLVTLYDQEKKVDSLQAIIVLLDVDCLDIHQVTTICRQRGLWEALIHLQTTALGDFTASIHQLIPILQSLLTNSKDSLSRDSIQLGNAILVYASCCLAGRGFPRDELPEGKSQRAKTDVLRALLSQHSSLANDMERQYPYLRTLLQFDAKGFLDVIAIAFQEPEFTSEMGLRQRQRLIDILLSLVMPSTPLSPGNTDYITDEQRNLVLIFVANEVAENTVNLEPSMLNKMIEILCTDSNIGSSKELKTDKENAILGLLRSKKLRNISDNTLLNLAERANFMQVAELLYSAREDWIAVCKCMILHSSRHHDIWPWLKHLSQSSLQAVVMANAEALVEINANQFAMLIATHIQNKVDEILQKLEGTPNLHYLLLEALYQIVQYKEEDISLELTAELLEKYLELMCKLQPERVVDYIQGVHGCRLNEALKIVQTANHKDAEAVMLEKLGNYQDAFDILLKEFQNNLEQYCQNKISENEPIHTTIQLAGLCRRSAGNLDWMPLMETILRTHSNSNDEKVEKLSGKLLRIVLEFLSGTTALSTVLEQILKHPLATSGTIGDIRQLLSGVLTHSRYEQTLVETTARLVSLELHKALKKSLRDSGKACASMSIICPICRRLLSQCTDYIIVFNCGHSFHSECLGVPKSCYKCLNSKGWAPLVTNVTHTTKPFHEHKQILPPEFMRNKDLSLRLAPPILPDLEGIF, from the exons ATGGCTGAAAATGGGTTGGGGTCTGATGCTGGGTCTCAGGAATAccttgcaacagaagttattaaTTTAGATATCGAAGAG ttgGACAATACAGAATATGCTATACCTGCTGTGGAAGAATTACCTTCCTTAGAAAGTATATTGACAGAACCTGACTGTGCATCATTATCTGAAACAGATGATGACATTGGTTTAACACCTGGTGAAAAATTAGGTAGCAGTGAAACTACAAGTGTTGGGAGTCATTTGTCATTAAACTCTTTAAATAAACCAAATAAAACTTCACAACCAACATCTTCTGGTGCTATTTTGAGGCACGTTATATTGAAAGGAATATCTTCGCAAATTGTATCAGCTAGT GAAAAAGTCAATGCTGGTTTAGCAAGTGCAGTTGCCGCTGGAGGAAATATGTTAGTTGTTGGTACCAGTCATGGTCTGGTACTAGGTTTTGATTCTTCACAAACATTACGATGGTGTGATCAAGAAGTAAGGCATCAGGGATCTGTATCTGCACTATGTTTTAATTATGATGGGACCAGAGTACTAGCTGGTTTTGCCAGAGGACATATATTAATGATAGATAGCTCTAATGGAAAAGTACTAAGGACACTCACTGATGTTCATCCTTTTGACACAGctgtattacatattaaa TTCACAGATTCGCCAAAAGTAGCACTATGTAATGACAGTGGTGGATCTgtttttgaattaaattttacaagagTTATGGGAGTACGTGGCTGTGACAGCAGGTGTCTATTTAGTGGGTCCAAAGGTGAAGTATGTACATTAGAACCTTTGCTATTAAATCATCTGCCATCGCATCCCCTGAAAAATTATACATTAGTGGCAATGGCAACATTAACAaag GTACTGGTAGTTTGCATAAGGCCACGAACACGTATTGTATTAACTCTTTCTTTATTTGGTGCTCCCATAACACTGCCACAATTATCCTGGCAACTTGTTGTCATACAAGCAGCAGATGCTTCTCGTGTAATTGATCCAGTTCTGGCTCTTGCAAGGGATGATGTAGTTCATTTTTATCAT GTATGTACTGAAGCTGGTTCAAGAGTGAAACTATTTCCCTTAATGAGGATGACTCTTCCATACACAATAAGTAATTTACGGTGGTTAAATCCAAGATCTTTAGCAGTATTGGATACTCAAGAAAGATTGCATCTATTAGATGTTAGAGCACAGGATAATTTAGAAACTTTGGATATGAGTCGCGTTGGTATTTCATATGCATCTAGCCATTTTAAAGGTTTATCCACTGGTGGAAATGTTTCAAAG gcATTGGCATTGGCCGGTGAACGGGCATGTTATAATACTGTAGTAACATTTGGTACCCAACTTTTACTCTTGGGTACAAAAAGTTTGCATGTAGTTTGCATACGAACATGGACTGAACGATTGAGGCACTTGACAATGCAG aaaAGATTTCCAGAAGCACTAGAATTAGGATTCTCTTTCTATCAAGACAAAGGAAAAGCAGTTGTTGGTCTACGTGGTTCAAAACAGCGTCGTAAACAAATAGCTCGAGATAAAGTATGTCAGGTTTTGATTCAATATATGGAAGAATTAAATCGTTGCCCTGCAGATGAAACTGCAGACTTTGAAATAGTCACAActtgtgtaaattattgtatacaATTAGAAAATACAGAATTATTGTTTGGAAAATTATGGGACTTAGTTTCGGAATCCGAAGGATTGAAAGCGAGCTATTTGTACGCCCTTGAAAGTCCTTTGTTAGATGGAAGTTTGCAACCTCGATTACCACCATTAATTGCTCAACAATTAGTTACTCTTTATGATCAAGAGAAAAAAGTGGATTCCCTTCAAGCAATTATAGTGTTACTAGATGTGGATTGCTTAGACATTCATCAA GTAACAACGATTTGTCGTCAACGAGGTCTTTGGGAGGCTTTAATACACCTTCAAACGACAGCGTTAGGTGATTTCACTGCTTCAATTCATCAGTTAATACCGATTTTACAAAGTTTATTAACAAATTCAAAAGATTCATTGTCTCGGGATAGTATACAACTTGGTAATGCGATTCTGGTTTATGCTAGTTGTTGTCTTGCCGGTCGTGGCTTTCCTAGAGATGAACTTCCAGAGGGCAAATCTCAAAGAGCAAAGACGGATGTATTAAGAGCTCTACTTTCACAGCACTCAAGCTTAGCTAATGATATGGAAAGACAATATCCATACCTAAGAACTTTGCTCCAATTTGACGCAAAAGGGTTCCTCGACGTAATAGCAATTGCCTTTCAAGAACCAGAATTTACATCCGAAATGGGTCTCAGACAACGACAGAGGCTCATAGATATACTATTAAGTCTTGTTATGCCTAGCACGCCACTTAGTCCGGGGAATACTGATTATATTACTGATGAACAAAGAAATCTAGTTCTTATATTCGTAGCTAACGAAGTTGCAGAAAATACTGTTAATTTGGAACCTAGTATGCTAAATAAAATGATAGAAATATTATGTACTGATTCAAATATAGGATCATCAAAAGAACTTAAGACTGATAAAGAAAATGCAATACTGGGATTATTACGTTCAAAAAAGTTACGTAATATATCAGATAATACTCTACTTAATTTAGCAGAGAGAGCTAACTT TATGCAAGTTGCGGAGTTGCTGTACAGTGCAAGGGAAGATTGGATTGCAGTTTGTAAATGTATGATACTGCATTCATCTAGACATCATGATATTTGGCCTTGGTTGAAACACCTTTCTCAGAGTTCATTGCAAGCAGTTGTAATGGCTAATGCTGAAGCTCTAGTGGAAATTAATGCAAATCAATTTGCTATGCTTATTGCAACACATATACAAAATAAAGTTgatgaaatattacaaaaactAGAAGGTACTCCAAACTTACATTATCTTCTACTAGAAGCACTATATCAAATAGTTCAATATAAAGAAGAAGATATCTCATTGGAGCTCACAGCAGAATTATTAGAAAAGTATTTGGAATTAATGTGTAAATTACAACCAGAACGTGtag TTGATTATATTCAAGGAGTTCATGGTTGCAGACTGAATGAAGCACTAAAAATAGTTCAAACAGCAAATCATAAAGATGCGGAAGCAGTTATGCTAGAAAAGTTGGGTAATTATCAAGATGCATTTGATATTCTTCTAAAAGAATTTCAGAATAATCTTGAACAG TATTGCCAGAATAAGATTTCAGAAAATGAACCAATTCATACTACAATACAGCTTGCTGGTCTATGCAGACGATCTGCTGGAAATTTAGATTGGATGCCACTTATGGAAACAATACTTCGAACACATTCAAATAGTAATGATGAAAAAG TTGAAAAATTAAGTGGCAAATTGTTAAGGATTGTGTTAGAATTTCTCAGTGGTACAACAGCATTATCAACGGTATTAGAACAGATATTAAAACATCCATTAGCAACCAGTGGAACAATAGGTGATATAAGACAGTTATTATCTGGAGTACTTACACATTCTCGATATGAACAAACTTTAGTTGAGACTACTGCACGTTTAGTCAGCTTAGAGCTTCACAAAGCACTAAAAAAGTCACTAAG AGATTCTGGAAAGGCCTGTGCCAGTATGTCAATAATTTGTCCTATATGTCGACGTTTGTTGTCACAATGCACGGACTACATTATAGTTTTCAATTGTGGCCATAGCTTTCATTCAGAATGCTTGGGAGTACCTAAATCTTGTTATAAATGTTTAAACTCAAAAGGATGGGCACCTCTTGTTACTAATGTCACACACACTACCAAACCATTCCAT GAACATAAACAAATTTTACCACCAGAATTTATGCGCAATAAAGATCTTTCACTAAGACTTGCACCACCTATTTTACCAGATCTTGAAGGTATTTTTTAA